A genomic region of Notamacropus eugenii isolate mMacEug1 chromosome 3, mMacEug1.pri_v2, whole genome shotgun sequence contains the following coding sequences:
- the LOC140532004 gene encoding biogenesis of lysosome-related organelles complex 1 subunit 2-like, with translation MVETAKEAMEPVEVDILGLCQDMFSKMAMYLTGELTATSEDYSLKYLEMEDIAVNISRNLKDLNQKYAALQPYLDQITLTEEQVAALEQAPYKLDTYSKKLEAEYKKYKRQ, from the coding sequence ATGGTGGAGACAGCCAAGGAGGCCATGGAACCTGTTGAGGTGGACATCCTGGGACTGTGCCAGGATATGTTCTCCAAAATGGCAATGTACCTGACAGGTGAGCTGACAGCCACAAGTGAAGACTATAGCTTGAagtatttagaaatggaagatatTGCAGTAAATATAAGTAGAAACCTAAAGGATTTAAACCAGAAATATGCAGCACTTCAGCCTTATCTGGATCAGATCACTTTAACTGAGGAGCAAGTAGCAGCCCTTGAGCAGGCACCTTACAAATTGGATACatattcaaagaaactagaagcaGAATACAAGAAGTACAAAAGGCAATGA